The Zootoca vivipara chromosome 4, rZooViv1.1, whole genome shotgun sequence genome has a segment encoding these proteins:
- the CUL5 gene encoding cullin-5 isoform X2: MGKQGSNKKSNVEDSIVRKLMLDTWNESIFSNIKTRLQDSAMKLVHAERLGEAFDSQLVIGVRESYVNLCSNPEDKLQIYRDNFEKAYLDSTERFYRTQAPSYLQQNGVQNYMKYADAKLKEEEKRALRYLETRRECNSVEALMECCVNALVTSFKETILAECQGMIKRNETEKLHLMFSLMDKVPNGIEPMLKDLEEHIVSAGLADMVAAAETITTDSEKYVEQLLTLFNRFSKLVKEAFQDDPRFLTARDKAYKAVVNDATIFKLELPLKQKGVGLKTQPESKCPELLANYCDMLLRKTPLSKKLTSEEIEAKLKEVLLVLKYVQNKDVFMRYHKAHLTRRLILDISADSEIEENMVEWLREVGMPADYVNKLARMFQDIKVSEDLNQAFKEMHKNNKLALPADSVNIKILNAGAWSRSSEKVFVSLPTELEDLIPEVEEFYKKNHSGRKLHWHHLMSNGIITFKNEVGQYDLEVTTFQLAVLFAWNQRPREKISFENLKLATELPDAELRRTLWSLVAFPKLKRQVLSYEPQVNSPKDFTEGTLFSVNQEFSLIKNAKVQKRGKINLIGRLQLTTERMREEENEGIVQLRILRTQEAIIQIMKMRKKITNAQLQTELVEILKNMFLPQKKMIKEQIEWLIEHKYIRRDESDINTFIYMA; encoded by the exons ATGGGCAAACAAGGCAGCAATAAGAAGTCCAATGTAGAAGACAGTATTGTACGAAAG CTCATGTTAGATACTTGGAACGAGTCCATATTTTCAAATATAAAGACTCGCCTTCAAGACAGTGCAATGAAGCTGGTCCATGCTGAAAGGCTAGGGGAAGCATTTGACTCTCAACTTGTCATTGGTGTTAGAGAATCGTATG TTAATCTGTGTTCTAATCCTGAAGACAAACTCCAGATTTATCGGGATAATTTTGAAAAAGCATACCTTGACTCAACAGAGAGATTTTATAGAACTCAAGCCCCTTCGTATTTGCAACAAAATGGTGTTCAGAATTACATGAAATAT GCAGATGCTAaattaaaggaagaagaaaaaagagcacTACGGTATTTAGAAACCAGGCGGGAATGTAACTCTGTAGAAGCG CTTATGGAGTGCTGTGTGAATGCTCTGGTGACATCTTTTAAGGAGACAATTTTAGCTGAATGCCAAGGCATGATCAAACGAAATGAAACGGAAA AGTTGCATCTAATGTTTTCATTGATGGATAAAGTTCCTAATGGAATAGAGCCTATGTTAAAAGATTTGGAAGAGCATATCGTTAGTGCTGGATTAGCAGATATGGTAGCAGCCGCAGAGACTATTACTACT GATTCTGAAAAGTATGTAGAACAATTGCTCACATTATTTAATCGATTTAGCAAGCTGGTTAAAGAAGCTTTTCAAGATGACCCAAGATTTCTTACTGCCAGAGATAAG gcATATAAAGCTGTTGTTAATGATGCCACAATATTTAAACTTGAATTACCATTGAAACAGAAGGG TGTTGGACTGAAAACACAGCCAGAGTCCAAGTGCCCAGAGCTGCTTGCGAATTATTGTGATATGTTGTTGAGAAAAACACCGCTAAGCAAAAAACTAACCTCTGAAGAAATTGAAGCAAAGCTTAAAGAAGTG ctATTGGTGCTCAAGTATGTGCAGAATAAAGATGTTTTCATGAGGTACCACAAAGCTCATTTAACAAGACGTCTTATATTGGATATATCAGCAGATAGTGAAATAGAAGAGAATATGGTAGAATGGCTGAGA GAAGTAGGTATGCCAGCAGATTATGTAAATAAGCTGGCGAGAATGTTCCAGGATATCAAAGTATCTGAAGATTTGAACCAGGCTTTCAAGGAAATGCACAAAAATAATAAGCTGGCCCTACCAG CGGATTCTGTGAATATCAAAATATTGAATGCTGGGGCCTGGTCCAGAAGTTCTGAAAAGGTTTTTGTATCGCTGCCCACGGAATTAGAAGATCTCATCCCTGAGGTGGAAGAGTTCTACAAAAAGAACCACAGCGGCAGGAAACTTCACTGGCATCATCTTATGTCCAATGGAATT ATAACTTTTAAGAATGAAGTTGGCCAGTATGACTTGGAGGTAACAACGTTTCAGCTGGCTGTGCTTTTTGCCTGGAACCAAAGACCCCGAGAGAAGATCAGCTTTGAAAACCTTAAACTGGCAACAGAACTCCCTGATGCTGAGCTCAGGAGAACTTTGTGG tcacTTGTAGCATTTCCAAAGTTGAAACGTCAAGTTTTGTCATATGAACCTCAAGTCAACTCACCCAAAGACTTTACTGAAGGAACCCTCTTCTCAGTGAACCAGGAGTTCAGCTTAAT AAAAAATGCAAAAGTTCAAAAGAGAGGTAAGATAAACCTAATTGGTAGACTTCAATTAACTACAGAGAGAATGCGAGAAGAGGAAAATGAAGGGATAGTCCAGTTAAGAATATTACGGACGCAG GAGGCTATCATCCAAATAATGAAAATGAGGAAGAAAATTACTAATGCTCAGCTTCAGACTGAACTAGTAGAGATATTAAAGAACATGTTCTTGCCACAGAAGAAAATGATAAAAGAGCAGATTGAATGGCTTATAGAACACAAATATATCAGAAGAGATGAATCAGATATCAACACTTTTATATACATGGCATAG
- the CUL5 gene encoding cullin-5 isoform X1 → MATSNLLKNKGSLQFEDKWDFMRPIVLKLLRQESVTKQQWFDLFSDVHGVCLWDDKGPAKIHQALKEDILDFIKQAQARVLSHQDDTALLKAYIVEWRKFFTQCDILPKPFCQLEITLMGKQGSNKKSNVEDSIVRKLMLDTWNESIFSNIKTRLQDSAMKLVHAERLGEAFDSQLVIGVRESYVNLCSNPEDKLQIYRDNFEKAYLDSTERFYRTQAPSYLQQNGVQNYMKYADAKLKEEEKRALRYLETRRECNSVEALMECCVNALVTSFKETILAECQGMIKRNETEKLHLMFSLMDKVPNGIEPMLKDLEEHIVSAGLADMVAAAETITTDSEKYVEQLLTLFNRFSKLVKEAFQDDPRFLTARDKAYKAVVNDATIFKLELPLKQKGVGLKTQPESKCPELLANYCDMLLRKTPLSKKLTSEEIEAKLKEVLLVLKYVQNKDVFMRYHKAHLTRRLILDISADSEIEENMVEWLREVGMPADYVNKLARMFQDIKVSEDLNQAFKEMHKNNKLALPADSVNIKILNAGAWSRSSEKVFVSLPTELEDLIPEVEEFYKKNHSGRKLHWHHLMSNGIITFKNEVGQYDLEVTTFQLAVLFAWNQRPREKISFENLKLATELPDAELRRTLWSLVAFPKLKRQVLSYEPQVNSPKDFTEGTLFSVNQEFSLIKNAKVQKRGKINLIGRLQLTTERMREEENEGIVQLRILRTQEAIIQIMKMRKKITNAQLQTELVEILKNMFLPQKKMIKEQIEWLIEHKYIRRDESDINTFIYMA, encoded by the exons GGATGTGCATGGCGTTTGCTTGTGGGATGATAAAGGCCCAGCAAAAATACACCAGGCTTTGAAAGAAGATATCCTTGATTTTATTAAACAAGCACAAGCA AGAGTGCTGAGCCACCAAGATGATACTGCATTACTGAAAGCCTATATTGTAGAGTGGCGTAAATTCTTCACGCAGTGTGATATCTTACCCAAGCCATTTTGTCAGTTAGAGATTACTCTCATGGGCAAACAAGGCAGCAATAAGAAGTCCAATGTAGAAGACAGTATTGTACGAAAG CTCATGTTAGATACTTGGAACGAGTCCATATTTTCAAATATAAAGACTCGCCTTCAAGACAGTGCAATGAAGCTGGTCCATGCTGAAAGGCTAGGGGAAGCATTTGACTCTCAACTTGTCATTGGTGTTAGAGAATCGTATG TTAATCTGTGTTCTAATCCTGAAGACAAACTCCAGATTTATCGGGATAATTTTGAAAAAGCATACCTTGACTCAACAGAGAGATTTTATAGAACTCAAGCCCCTTCGTATTTGCAACAAAATGGTGTTCAGAATTACATGAAATAT GCAGATGCTAaattaaaggaagaagaaaaaagagcacTACGGTATTTAGAAACCAGGCGGGAATGTAACTCTGTAGAAGCG CTTATGGAGTGCTGTGTGAATGCTCTGGTGACATCTTTTAAGGAGACAATTTTAGCTGAATGCCAAGGCATGATCAAACGAAATGAAACGGAAA AGTTGCATCTAATGTTTTCATTGATGGATAAAGTTCCTAATGGAATAGAGCCTATGTTAAAAGATTTGGAAGAGCATATCGTTAGTGCTGGATTAGCAGATATGGTAGCAGCCGCAGAGACTATTACTACT GATTCTGAAAAGTATGTAGAACAATTGCTCACATTATTTAATCGATTTAGCAAGCTGGTTAAAGAAGCTTTTCAAGATGACCCAAGATTTCTTACTGCCAGAGATAAG gcATATAAAGCTGTTGTTAATGATGCCACAATATTTAAACTTGAATTACCATTGAAACAGAAGGG TGTTGGACTGAAAACACAGCCAGAGTCCAAGTGCCCAGAGCTGCTTGCGAATTATTGTGATATGTTGTTGAGAAAAACACCGCTAAGCAAAAAACTAACCTCTGAAGAAATTGAAGCAAAGCTTAAAGAAGTG ctATTGGTGCTCAAGTATGTGCAGAATAAAGATGTTTTCATGAGGTACCACAAAGCTCATTTAACAAGACGTCTTATATTGGATATATCAGCAGATAGTGAAATAGAAGAGAATATGGTAGAATGGCTGAGA GAAGTAGGTATGCCAGCAGATTATGTAAATAAGCTGGCGAGAATGTTCCAGGATATCAAAGTATCTGAAGATTTGAACCAGGCTTTCAAGGAAATGCACAAAAATAATAAGCTGGCCCTACCAG CGGATTCTGTGAATATCAAAATATTGAATGCTGGGGCCTGGTCCAGAAGTTCTGAAAAGGTTTTTGTATCGCTGCCCACGGAATTAGAAGATCTCATCCCTGAGGTGGAAGAGTTCTACAAAAAGAACCACAGCGGCAGGAAACTTCACTGGCATCATCTTATGTCCAATGGAATT ATAACTTTTAAGAATGAAGTTGGCCAGTATGACTTGGAGGTAACAACGTTTCAGCTGGCTGTGCTTTTTGCCTGGAACCAAAGACCCCGAGAGAAGATCAGCTTTGAAAACCTTAAACTGGCAACAGAACTCCCTGATGCTGAGCTCAGGAGAACTTTGTGG tcacTTGTAGCATTTCCAAAGTTGAAACGTCAAGTTTTGTCATATGAACCTCAAGTCAACTCACCCAAAGACTTTACTGAAGGAACCCTCTTCTCAGTGAACCAGGAGTTCAGCTTAAT AAAAAATGCAAAAGTTCAAAAGAGAGGTAAGATAAACCTAATTGGTAGACTTCAATTAACTACAGAGAGAATGCGAGAAGAGGAAAATGAAGGGATAGTCCAGTTAAGAATATTACGGACGCAG GAGGCTATCATCCAAATAATGAAAATGAGGAAGAAAATTACTAATGCTCAGCTTCAGACTGAACTAGTAGAGATATTAAAGAACATGTTCTTGCCACAGAAGAAAATGATAAAAGAGCAGATTGAATGGCTTATAGAACACAAATATATCAGAAGAGATGAATCAGATATCAACACTTTTATATACATGGCATAG